gtcagtatacaagaagcaatttgacgcagcAGCCAAAGTTAACAACTGGAACAGTgaggaggagaaagcaacagcccttgtgttatccctaagaggaaaagcctccgaattgctacagtctctaccgaaccagcaagacttcgccgcccttgtccaggctatggaactccgatacggggatgaacatctgcaagaagtatatcgcgtgcaactaaagaccagacaacagcgcctcgatgaaacactacaggagctagagacagacatcgaacgTCTCGCACATTTGGCCTACCCAACAgccgcacaagattttctggaaGTCATTATTACAGACGCCTTCATTGATGCGCTTCGAGACCCCGAGTTGAAGAAAGCCACCAGAGTTAGTGGTAGACGTAAGGCCAGTGAAGCCCTCGTATACGCTCTCTcatatgaagccgccaaagacgcatCAGGGAGCACTCATCAAGGCCGAAAGTTGgaagtcaaagaggaagaatttgcacaacttgtgagaagggtgacagaggcaCTAGATGAACAACGAACAAACCAGATACCAGAAAATCAACCTAGGGCTCCTGTACGATGctggaattgtggtgaactcggtcatatacaaagaagctgcactagaagattcccacaaactggaacccattacagatcagaaaggtatgcacgaccaagttcccggggctaccagggaaactagcacgcgccggcttcaaggggcGGAACCCGGCGACACAGACAATGAGAGCCCCTGCAACCATCATCCCGGTCGCCGTGCTAGGGCAGAGTAAGAGTCTGAAAATCAATGGAaaaattggatgtcaaaatTATCACTTCCTCCTAGATACTGGTGCTTCACGATCAGTCATACGGACGGATAAAGTAGACAGTAGCAAGAAAACGCCAGTTAGGGCCTACTCGTTGAAAACAGCTagtggagaactgatgcccataaaaggCCTGATCGACATAACAGTCCAGATCGGAaatcagtcattcaaacacgaattcctgattgctgacgtcacagatgactgcataatagggctcgacttcatgctgaaatatggcttttccttaaatatcggcggaggcactttacaatgtggggacctcgaagtacccttgcttggcgacgagaatgaagaagatggccGTGTCAGAAGGATTAAGTTGGTAGAAAATACAACCTTGCCTGCTAAGTCAGAAATGATCATTTGGGGGAAAATTGAGGACAGCTATCCCACGACAGGAACAGCGCTGGTAGAAAGCTTGGACACCAACCCCAACgggatagcagtaggaaagACACTAGTCAGGATTGGGAAAGACCTAATGGTGCCCGTAAGAATTATGAACCTCGGTACAGTAGAGAAACATTTGCGGGAAGGTAGCACCATTGCTGGCTGCCATGCTCTTGagatgataagaaactgtaGCAGTGAAAACCCCGACGAAAGACTCGAGTCCAGTGAACCGCACGTTACTAAGCTTCTGACAGAAGTCAAAACGATCTTGTCAAAGGAACAGTTCACCAAGGCAGAACAATTCCTCAGAGAGttttctgacatattgccatctgatgaaatggaCTTTGGGCGAACAAATCTAATccagcatcgaatagacacaggaaacactaggcctatacgacagcaaccacgtcgcctgccgctagcaaaacaccaagaagctatggacatcatAGAACGAATGAGGCAGCAAGGGGTTGTTGAACCATCCAACAGTCCATGGTGTTCACCCATCgtcttggtaaagaagaaagatggatccACGAGATTTTGTGTCGACTATAGATTATTAAACGACGCCACACACAAGGACAGCTACCCGCTTCCTAGGATCGACGACACATTGGACACACTTGCTGGGTCACAGATCTTTTCCACCCTTGACCTGAAGAGCGGTTACTGGCAGGTGGGACTACACCCCGAGGACAGAGATAAAACAGCCTTCTCTGCTGGTAAtggtctctggcaatttaccGTTATGCCTTTTGGACTCTGCAACGCCCCAGCAACCTTTGAAAGACTAATGGAGCATGTGCTAAGAGGACTTAACTGGACCACGTGTCTTGTGTACttagatgacattatcgtcATAGGCAGAACCTTCGAGGAACATATCGCAAACCTGAAGGAAGTATTCGAACGAATCAGAAACGCTGGAatgaaattgaatccaaagaagtgctTCTTGTTCAGAAGGAGCGTCAAGTACCTTGGGCACATCGTGTCGAAGGAAGGAGTCAGCACAgacccggataaagttgaagcTGTAAATGGATGGCCGATCCCCGCTAATATCCAGGAGTTAAGAAGCTTTCTTGGACTCTGCACGTACTACAGACGTTTCGTACCAAACTTCTCCAGCCTCTGTAGCGCGCTTCATCAATTGACAGAACCGAAGCGGCCGTTTATTTGGACAACGGAATGTCAGGAGGCATTTGAGcgacttaaaaaggctcttgtTTCATCACCCATTCTGGCCTACCCGATACCAGGCGAGACGTTCATACTTGACACCGATGCGAGCAATACTGGAATAGGTGCTGTCTTATCCCAAAAGGTAGATGGAACTGAGAGGGTCATAGCTTACTTTAGTCGGAGCTCGTCCAAAGCTGAAAGAAACTACTGTGTCACAAGGCGTGAGctactggcagttgtggatgccatacaacatttccacaaatacttatatgggcaaaaatttatccttaggacagatcacgctgctcttcaatggctgttgtcatttaaaaatcctgaaggtcaagtcgccaggtggattgaacgtttgcaaacctatgacttcgagacacagcaccgaaaaggacaaactcaccagaatgctgacgcgctgtctcgacgaccttgcagaatggaatgtaaacactgcagcaaggttgaagagaAGGGatttatcattgattgccaacgtcttggggTACAAGCTTCCGagtcatggtccgacgaaagaattcgagaagaccagttaaaagatgaagatctggctcccattctgcttatgaaggaagacggGCAAAGaccggaatggcatcacctttctgatacgGGAACTGcaaccaaggcatattgggcgcaatgggattCACTGACAATCGACAATGGAGTTCTCAAGAGAGTCTGGGAAACGGCAGATGGAACATGCAATCGCTTACAGATGTTGCTGCCCAAAGTGAGAGTTGCTGAGGtgctgcaagaaatccataataattccagtgggtcacatttaggcgtcaacaagacctttgaaaaagtacgccagcggttttactggttcggctaccgagATGATGTTGAAGAATGGTGCCAAAGGTGCGACACATGTGCAGCAGCAAAAGGCCcacacaggagaacgaggggacgtatgcagcaataccaCGTCGGAAATCCCTTTGAAAGAATAGCGATCGATGTAGCCGGACcatttcctgagtcccagaaaGGAAACAAGTACATTCTAGTAGTGATAgattattttactaagtggcccgAAGCATATGCAATAcaaaaccaagaagccaccaccatagcggaaacactcgTGGAGAATTGGATTAGCCGTTTTGGTGCTCCTAGGGAATTACACTCCGACcaaggccgaaacttcgaatccaagatattccaagagatgtgccaggtactcggcatcgaaaagacacgcacaactcctcttcacccccagtcagacggaatggtagaacgatttaaccgaacactggaacaacacctgtcgaaagtcgtcgatgaacaTCAacatgactgggacacctatatcccaatgttccttatggcatatagaggatcgattcacagcaccaccggttacactccagcaaagatgttgttcggccgaGAGCTGCAACTACCATGTGACTTGTTATTCGGGATTCCGGGAAATGTGCCAGCCTCTTCGACAGACTATGTCGcaaatctccgaaaacggatggagaaaactcacgctctagcccgcagaaacatcaagatcaacagtgaccaggtgaagacaaggtacgacaaacgggccaatgccgCTGGGTTTCATGAGAACGATCTAGTTTGGTTGTACAACCCACAAAGACGAAAAGGCAAGTCCCCAAAACTTCAAACAGACTGGGAAGGACCCTACCGCGTGGTAACAAGAATCAACGATGTCGTGTATCGAATACAAAAGAGCCCAAGGTCCAAACTGAAGGTCGTCCACATCGACAGACTCAACAAGTACCATGGTGAAGCCggatctgcccgggacggacagatctaaggagggggcagtgttataaacctggtggtggcacagatgggggtggtgtgtgtgtgtgtagtcaaccaacgccaatcgccccaggccagcgctagatgagcggtcgagcgtgacgagttacgatggtcagccgagacgagtttcaacatgaagattcgggaaggatcggcgtcgtgaacacagctcaggagcgtcacgagaattgtagtcatctgaccacccagaatggtcgagcgacgttctgtccgattcgagaaggccagtagggaccctatataaagagcgaaggtatcagagacgagtgagtcacaacttcccgatctacagttcgtacaacggctcagtacaagtccgagacgagacagagagaccagtgcaagagttgatacggcggagagatatttgtacagtcttgtgttacgtgctgccaattgtacagtgttggctgttatttattgacattaaactattacgttactttgaagcccagagttgtcaagttctttaagttggtggtgtcgtttggtacCATTTGCAGCGAGCCAGGATAGGGAGATTCATAACAGTATATAAACTTACTCCACCTGTCTGGGTGgcatcttgtacacgttatttctctgactTCAATTCTCGGATCgagttcaaactttgcacaattattcattgtcgatgacaacaaatgaatcaatgaaataaataaccaattagtttatcaatAAGTCATTATTAATGCATATTGctttatatagaaaatatactaagtaaataATTGATAAgccttgtgtgtgtgagaaTTAGATCGTTCtctattgtttttttactaACAATAGAttataaaattttctttttttttataagtactgAACAAGTCCATTGGCTAGATGCTTCGGCCTTCCATCAAGGATCCTCGAGACCTAacgttctttttattttaattgcttttgaaaaggaaGCACGAAGACCATATCCAAGAAAATAAGTGATGCAATTGTATTcaatataagatttgtttttaaaagtggactttttttttcataggttaaatgtttctttttttttttcatgccatTCTATCATTTTAGACGGTTTTGAGTTGGACTCatttttataatgaaaacaaTGTATTCTAAATTTACAACATTGACGCaagtagaatctagatattGTAAGATACGATGTTAGAATAGGTCTGAATATCTTATATACATCTCCACAGGTCAAAAAGTCACCAGCAACAACTGACAGCGTCCAAGATGAGACTAAATCTGGACAAGTGAGCCGAGCAGTAGAAGGAGACTCCGACTCACTTGCATCCGTTAGATCCTCAGAAaaggaaactagatctagagtaacatCTCGAGTACTGGATAAAATCTTTTTGGCATGTTTCGGTTTCGGTCACGTGATATTTCTACTGGGCCTGTTTTGCCTGAGCGACTGGTTACAGAAcataaagtaattaattagaAGACCATTTATACGTGGACAAGATGTGTCCCCATTGGTAGCTGCAGAGATACAGGAGTCGCATTGTCTTAGCGGGATCACTCTTTACataaggcctcaacactgacctgcaacgtcacgaCCGGTGGGCAGCTTAGAACCaacagctcgttgccacgtcgtacaagCCTGTGTCgccattggtctccactgcccattggctgcgacgttgcaggtcagtgtgacgattggtctcggtcttaaaatggtcccgagttcgaatcatGAAGAAGACTTTTGGCTTGTTTTAATATTGTAAATGTCTAAAGAGATTTCTAGAACAAGTGGAGATAATTAAGTTTTATGAGAATgtcatatataaaatatagaaatatctGGGGGACTGGGGCTGTACGTCATGGATCAAATGAGATTCTTAAACACTTTACACTGCCAATGTATCAATAGACGTTTTCttttcttgtctctctctctctctctctctctctctctctctctatatatatatatatatatatatatatatatatatatatatatatatatatatatatatatatcttatatattacaaacagtactttaaaaaaaatatataattacgtccttctcatttcatgtgtcaatctacgTCACTGgtacatatatttaaatgactggtccaaactaattgatacaattagacttcatataagctttatttttttaagtacttttttaaaaatcttttcttgtttattttgctgtAACTATTAatcacattgaaaaaaaaaaaaggaatttaatCGTATtccttaccccccccctttcccctcaactCCTTTTACCATCACTAAAGAGATACATAAGACACGATAGCAAAGACAAGCAGACACAATTACTCTTTTATTCCCCTGGCAATCCAACCATTAAATGGAAATTGCccaatataaacttttcacatgtaaatttcACGTGAggctggtgtgaatgtatattttttttgttttctatagttataatgttgtttttttttagtataataCAGTTTATATTCTAGTTACACCAATTTCCTAATggagataattattattattaatagcattgttattttattacagTTTTAATCTTGTATATTGAATGTGTTGTGATTTGTGTTTGACGCCGCATCTTCGATTCGATTCAATTTAAAGCTTTTGATTTTCTAAGAAAATGATTTACAATAATCCCCTAGTGGTTCTTCACAaagagaagtaaaaaaaaagtgtcagtcTTTGGTTTTGACAAGATGAGGCTCTGGTGTTTGACATCTAGTATTATTTAAATCAGGTTTTATAGATGTATACATGTTTTAGTCCGGTTATGTCCCTTTCCTTGTATACATCTTTTTAGTCTGTTATGTCCCTTTCCTTGTATACAACTTTTAGTTAGTCTGTTATGTCCCTTTCTATTACATTCAATAGCAGACCAGTAGAAGTAAAGAAGAGAGGAGAGACAATGTAAAAAGTTtttatggccaacggttaacgagattgtcatgtggccatGTCTCCTAATTAATGTTAAGTATCCTTCAAAGTTAGGTGGACTCTTGGGTgcccttaaaatcccgaaattaaaaatccgagtcttcactgagattagAACAAGGATTCCCTCGGTTGGGAAAATTACTCTCCCATAATTTGAGAATCGACCATTTAATTCACTATTTATCGTGTGATTCTAGTGATATGTAACCAAAATAAGTACCCGTTTaaccttttgtttgtttttattttgttacggTCACATTGCAGTTATCGCCttctgtttgtttttatgttgttaCGGTCTAATTGCAGTTATTGCCAGACTAAATGTTCACGTCTAAACCACACCGCCACATCTCATCCTTAGACTAAAAGATTTGAGTCAATAAACACACATCTCTGCGTTTTGTGgtgttttttaatgttgttattTAGACCAGGCCAATACGTTGTTCAAACCACTGCAATCACTGAGGTTAGAAGTTGAGTGTGCAGTTGCCTCGTACGGCTGAGTCTAAACAACAATTTATAATGTAACTCCAAAACTGTACTGCTAAAACCATATCACTGCAGTAGGTGAGTAGCTGTGGGTTTATGCTAAAGTTATTTTCATTCTCACAAAGTACAGGAAACGAATAAGAACACATATGATTTGGTGTGCtgtatttattttagaaaaaaaacataacaaaagaaaactctgaaatcactttgaaaaaaatgtaaaaaaaaaacaacattgaataatacaatttttttttctttgtataaaaataaaaaatattaataaagtgTGCCTAAATTCTCGAGTATTGAGTTTCTGAACCCGACTTCAAGAGTTTACTCTactttttgcaaaaaaaaaagttttctaccGAATCTAAGCGgcactttattttgaaaaagtttgtCTTTTTAAGATTCTCTAAATCTTATGTaaaatattgttgttttgtttcctgATAACATAGACATCTTGATATCTGCGTGCTTTTTTGATGATGTATCAAGCATCGACAAAGCTTCAGTAGATGTGAAAAGAATTAATCTGATTCACACTTTTTTCCCGTTGTGACTTGCAGTGTGAATATATACTGCATCCGAATGTTCGTGCCTCTAAAAAGTGAAAAATGGGTGCTGCATATTTCTGAATACAATGAATAACTGTATGGGAGCTTAAAGGCACTACGCCTAgcagcagagtttctcgccaaggctctacgggaggactgatccttccagtCTTGCCACCAATTAGAGTTCATCTCAGGAATAcaataaatgaaattatttataaGTTACTCGCTCTTTTTACTGTTTCATATCATTTCTtgtagaaaaataaattgtggTACTATAAAGattttgatatagaaaaaaaaaacatcattatatttatgtatatacatattaCTAGGTAATACTAGCTGGTAATCATGTAATAATTGTTGATAATGCTAAATATACACTTTGGATAAAAATTGCACTCTCCTTACTACAGCACAGCTTTAAGCTTCATTTTTCATTGAaccataaaacaatatttattatgTGGAGTAAATATTATACATGAATATCAATAACACCAACCTTCTTGGAGGATAATGTGTTTTACATAATGCTTGATTAATAGACTCAATACAAAACAAgagaaagtaaaatataaaatatggaAGCGGTCTGAGTGTGACGCAACGTCAACGTCAAATTTCTAAAATAGTCGTCAAGTTTAGATGATGGACTATTCCCTGGTTTACAATCGTGTGATGTTTACGTCTGCCTTTTTTGATGATTCGTCTATGTCTTGACCAGGGCGATTATCTGCAATACGTTTTTCTTGGCCGTACTCTGTAGTGGCTACTTCTTGATTCATAGTAGCAGCCTCCACTTGTTGAGAAGATTCTTCAACTTTGAGAACCCCATGGCCATTCAAAGAAGATGCAACAGGGTGacagttttcttttatttgatcAGCACGTCTGAGAACATCTTTCCCGTCATGACTTTTATCGCTCTGGTCATGTGAATACAAAGCAGTGTCGTGACCATTAGGATTGTTCAGGCCAGCGCGCGTCTTGTTCATGTCTATAACATACATCTCTAATGCTTCTTTCAGACCAACATCGTATGCCTTGCCTGCTTTGGTCATGTCTATAACATACATCTCCATTGCTTTTATCAGGCCAGCGTCGCATGTCTTGCCTGCTTTGATCTTGTCTAAGACATACTTCTTCATTGCTTTTATCAGGCCAACATCGCCTGTCTTGCCTGCATAGATCTTGTCTAAGACATGCCtctccatttctttttccaatATTAGGTCATGCATTTCAAGGAGACCATAACTATCATCGCTACAACAAATGCAGAGCATGAGTGGAACACTAAGACTTGCAAATAGAATGGCTACCCCAATACAAACTAATACTGCGACATTTTCGACATAGGGAACGCCACACTCATACTTGATTTCGCCTCCTTTGCTCATGGCATGCACGCAGACCTTGGAGGGTAGCTCTCTGCCCTCCATCGACACCTCGAGCCTTCTCAGCCTTGGCTCCAGCAGCTGGGTTTGCCCACACTGGCTCCCGTTGAAGTGATAAGTGATCACAAAGCCGGTCAGTTCGGATGAATCGCACTCAAACGTCCAGGAAGTGAGTACACACTCCAGTAGTTGGCTGGCTTGGACGGTCAACTGGGAATCTTTGCATACAGTGTCTTTCACTTGACCAGCTTCAGTAAGATACGTATCGTTATTGGTTTCATTTCTATCTTCACCAGTCTGCAGGGCTGTTCTCCGGTCCACATTTAATTGATAGCACAGGACGTTTGCAACGCAAAGCAACAATAGTACAACACAACACTTGCAAGCTGCAATGTACAACATGTTCAGATTTAGCATTGAGTCTTGCACCAAAAGTTTGGGTAAATATCGTctgtattaaaatctcactagGTAACTTTCAGCAACACAAcctgaatgaaataaaaatcaacAATTAACCAAATAAGAACCAATAagaaagtttaaataatttgttggattaattttaaattaaaaatttgggaaccagaaatttaacaaaaataataagttttagtttgtctttactttcaCTTTTAAAGTAGAAGtgcaattagagcatggaatgggttgcctgagctagacaggaaaaccagtgacttggctgaatttaagtcattggttaatatgcatgactaaatgcatgacgcgtaggacgtaatcatcttctcttttgaagtaacgtctgtattatataagataagaaaagaagcaaacaaaacaaaaaaggtttaaaTCCACAGACATGTTTAGGTCTGTGCGTTTAGTCTAACTAcagaaataatagatctaattaattgtAAACGAAATCAAGTTCCATTTAAATGCAAGTGACTTCTTTGTAAAGATATTTTCAATAGATTTAATTGATGTAATAATTGGactatttaattgttttttaaaacagatCTACAGTATGAACAAAGAAAAGaagcaaaaatgaaaaaaaaaaaaaaactttacattttaaagttagtatttataaataaacagaGTAACATTGTTTTATCTTTTCTTTAGTTAAAATCAATTGGTCTACAGTTTAGCTATAGAAGAAATGCTCAACAAGTTTGATTAATCAATAACTCTTAAAAAgcataattattaaaataagtagAAACAATAATCCGCTCTTTGCACTTTGAATCACTTGTTAACAAGACACGACATTCGGAGAATAAGAATTTAGTTCTACTTTTGGAAAACCAAGAAGAGCCTTGATATATCTGGACCGACATTGGAAATCTAATACTTCACCTGACCAAAGCTTGAACGAAAGAGTAGACCTACTTCTCATTGTGTTTTCAAGAAATGTTACTTTTGTCTTTAAGAGATGGTGCTCATGTCTTTAAGAGATGGCACTAAAGTCTTTAAGAGATGGTACTTAAGTCTTTAAGAGATGGCACTAAAGTCTTTAAGAGATGGTACTTAAGTCTTTAAGAGATGGCACTAAACGTCTTTAAGAGGTGGTTCTCATGTATTTAAAATAAGAGATGGTACTAAAGTCTTTAAGAGATGGTACTTAAGTCTTTAAGAGATGGTAACAGAGTCTGTAAGATATAGTACTCATGTctttaggaaatatttttgttttataagttttctatgttccttcagagttgatgtTTATCTCTCGCAGGAcgccagtggcgtaactaggggggggggtctaaatTGAAAAAGCCCCCTAATTCCATAATTGAGGGGGCCCCCAGATGAATAtccgaattttttttattaaatcttaaatattacgccactgtcatgtaatcttgcttttTGCGTTGGTATATAAGTTAGTGACCCTGTTGAATGTATTGTACCAgttagacttatatatttattaagtatatcatctgccctatagaccacatggtctgaaatgggaactttactttttttttttaattttacattttcccatgacatgatgtcgaatgtcaaaatgcaggggatTCTCAAAAGGTCTACCCCCCTGGGCTCCccaatcctagctacgccactgcagaaAGGCGATAAtggcagtgggcatggtctgtACTAAGTCTGTATGAAGTCTATATTAAGTTTATATGACGTCTGTATGAAATCTGTATGAAGTCTGAACGAAGTCTAGTCTGTTAACGGTTAACGAACGagatgtcatatggccagcacaacgaccaatctgCCTTTACTTTACCTAATTAATGTATAGTACCCTTTAAAGTTACCTGGACTCGTAGGTGCCCTTAAGTCTAGTCTGTATGAAGCATGTACGAAGTCTCTATGAAGTCTCTATGAAGTCTGTATGAACTCTGTATGAAGTCTCTATGAAGTCTGTATGATAAAATTAGTTAGAAAGTTTGAACCAAACATATACAGCAGCATGGTATACTTATACATCTTTACACCCACCTCTAAACCTACAGCAGAACGGCAGGGGATAGCGaagggcagggttcgaaccctggaaCATTCAGATCTTTTAGATgctagtccagagcgcatatcaCACAACCAGGCAACCAGGGACATAATGGTATTACAAGTTAcgtatgtgaacaaaatataataataataataataataataatctttattatccgtaaggaaatttgtcttacaatttgtgcattacaccaaacaaaaaacattataactataagaaaccaaaatgtacattcacaccagactcactcatataATAAATGAACTAACATAGGTATATATGAAGAAAGCTGCCCAGAACCgtgttcggtggagaggtgtggttgcggccctatgctccttgggagtacacaggattaagtaagtaagtaagtaacaTAGGTATCTATAATTGTGACCTAGAGGTAGGTTCCAAATTTGTTTTTC
This genomic stretch from Biomphalaria glabrata chromosome 4, xgBioGlab47.1, whole genome shotgun sequence harbors:
- the LOC106069028 gene encoding uncharacterized protein LOC106069028; translated protein: MLNLNMLYIAACKCCVVLLLLCVANVLCYQLNVDRRTALQTGEDRNETNNDTYLTEAGQVKDTVCKDSQLTVQASQLLECVLTSWTFECDSSELTGFVITYHFNGSQCGQTQLLEPRLRRLEVSMEGRELPSKVCVHAMSKGGEIKYECGVPYVENVAVLVCIGVAILFASLSVPLMLCICCSDDSYGLLEMHDLILEKEMERHVLDKIYAGKTGDVGLIKAMKKYVLDKIKAGKTCDAGLIKAMEMYVIDMTKAGKAYDVGLKEALEMYVIDMNKTRAGLNNPNGHDTALYSHDQSDKSHDGKDVLRRADQIKENCHPVASSLNGHGVLKVEESSQQVEAATMNQEVATTEYGQEKRIADNRPGQDIDESSKKADVNITRL